In Streptomyces hawaiiensis, one genomic interval encodes:
- a CDS encoding N-formylglutamate amidohydrolase, whose translation MTDAPPPFELLPGATDSPVILHVPHSAREIPHAVRAGIVLGNQELARELDHITDAHTDRIAELAAGPAGVTPWRFVNRLSRLVVDPERFPDEREEMLAVGMGAVYTRTTHGGVLRPEGVDAAPLVERYFEPYARAMSQAVADRLAAAGRAVIIDVHSYPSRRLPYELHGEGPRPAVCLGTDPFHTPPALLDAAREAFGETEVDTPFSGTYVPLEFYGRRPEVSALMVEIRRDTYMSEPGGSAGPGLERLAGALAGLVDAVSR comes from the coding sequence GTGACCGACGCACCGCCGCCCTTCGAGCTGCTGCCGGGGGCCACGGACTCCCCCGTGATCCTCCATGTGCCGCACTCCGCGCGGGAGATACCGCACGCCGTGCGGGCGGGGATCGTGCTCGGGAACCAGGAGCTGGCGCGGGAGCTGGACCACATCACGGACGCGCACACGGACCGGATCGCCGAGCTCGCGGCCGGACCCGCCGGCGTCACCCCATGGCGGTTTGTCAACCGGCTGTCCCGGCTCGTCGTCGACCCGGAGCGGTTCCCGGACGAGCGGGAGGAGATGCTGGCCGTCGGGATGGGGGCGGTGTACACGCGGACCACGCACGGCGGGGTGCTGCGGCCCGAGGGCGTCGATGCCGCGCCGCTCGTCGAGCGGTACTTCGAGCCGTATGCGCGAGCGATGTCGCAGGCCGTGGCGGACCGGCTTGCGGCCGCCGGGCGGGCCGTGATCATCGACGTGCACTCCTACCCGAGCCGGAGACTGCCGTACGAGCTGCACGGGGAGGGGCCCCGCCCCGCGGTCTGCCTCGGTACCGACCCCTTTCACACCCCTCCCGCGCTGCTGGACGCCGCCCGGGAGGCGTTCGGGGAGACGGAGGTCGACACACCGTTCAGCGGGACCTACGTCCCCCTGGAGTTCTACGGGAGGCGGCCCGAGGTGAGCGCGCTCATGGTGGAGATCCGCCGGGACACCTATATGTCCGAGCCGGGCGGTTCCGCCGGGCCCGGGCTGGAGCGGCTCGCGGGCGCGCTGGCCGGGCTGGTCGACGCCGTGTCCCGCTGA
- a CDS encoding DUF5713 family protein, which yields MPISNEQVSTHPFLRGLYDDAYYPDHVVDRGRAILLALCERIERERPAGLAALYALTHAATEEFNDLEAAFEAAGSEIETLAREEIAGDFDFLARAYGFPDADVEELIATREW from the coding sequence ATGCCGATCAGCAACGAGCAGGTGAGCACCCATCCGTTTCTCCGGGGGCTGTACGACGACGCCTACTACCCGGACCACGTCGTGGACCGCGGCCGCGCGATCCTGCTCGCCCTGTGCGAGCGCATCGAGCGGGAGCGGCCGGCCGGCCTCGCCGCGCTGTACGCGCTGACCCACGCGGCCACGGAGGAGTTCAACGACCTGGAGGCCGCGTTCGAGGCGGCGGGCAGCGAGATCGAGACGTTGGCCCGGGAGGAGATAGCCGGGGACTTCGACTTCCTGGCGCGTGCCTACGGCTTCCCGGACGCGGACGTGGAGGAGCTGATCGCCACGCGGGAGTGGTGA
- a CDS encoding NADP-dependent isocitrate dehydrogenase: MTDSTIIYTHTDEAPALATYSFLPVVRAYASQAGVPVETRDISLAGRIIALFPEYLTEDQRIPDALAELGELAKTPAANIIKLPNISASIPQLKAALAELQGQGYALPDYPDDPKTDEEREIRARYDKVKGSAVNPVLREGNSDRRAPASVKNYAKSHPHRMGAWTAESKTNVATMGQNDFRSTEKSVVIAEDGALRIELVGDDGTTTVLRESVPVLAGEVVDASVMRVAALREFLTAQVAEAKAQGVLFSVHLKATMMKVSDPIVFGHVVRAFFPKTFARYGDKLAAAGLTPNDGLGGIYKGLEALPEGAEIKASFDAELAEGPELAMVDSDKGITNLHVPSDVIVDASMPAMIRTSGHMWGPDGQEADTLAVLPDSSYSGVYQAVIDDCRANGAYDPSTMGSVPNVGLMAQKAEEYGSHDKTFEVPTTGTVRLVDGNGTALIEQAVSAGDIFRACQTKDAPIRDWVKLAVTRARATGDPAVFWLDETRAHDANLIAKVNTYLAEHDTEGLDIRILNPVEATKLSVERIRRGENTISVTGNVLRDYLTDLFPILELGTSAKMLSVVPLMAGGGLFETGAGGSAPKHVQQLVKENYLRWDSLGEFFALVPSFEQFAKVTGNARAQVLADTLDRATATFLNEDKSPTRRVGGIDNRGSHFYLSLYWAQELAGQTDDADLAKAFAPLAETLAANEQKIVEELISAQGKPVDIGGYYQPDPEKAAAAMRPSTTWNETLASLS, from the coding sequence GTGACTGACTCGACCATCATCTATACGCACACTGACGAGGCCCCCGCCCTGGCGACGTATTCCTTCCTGCCGGTGGTCCGGGCGTACGCGTCACAGGCGGGTGTTCCCGTGGAGACGCGCGACATCTCGCTGGCCGGACGCATCATCGCCCTGTTCCCGGAGTACCTGACCGAGGACCAGCGCATCCCGGACGCCCTCGCGGAGCTCGGTGAGCTGGCCAAGACGCCCGCCGCCAACATCATCAAGCTGCCGAACATCTCGGCGTCCATCCCGCAGCTCAAGGCCGCCCTGGCCGAGCTGCAGGGCCAGGGCTACGCGCTGCCGGACTACCCGGACGACCCGAAGACCGACGAGGAGCGCGAGATCCGCGCCCGCTACGACAAGGTCAAGGGTTCCGCCGTGAACCCGGTCCTGCGTGAGGGCAACTCCGACCGGCGCGCCCCCGCCTCGGTCAAGAACTACGCCAAGTCCCACCCGCACCGCATGGGCGCCTGGACCGCCGAGTCCAAGACCAACGTGGCGACCATGGGCCAGAACGACTTCCGCTCCACCGAGAAGTCCGTCGTGATCGCCGAGGACGGCGCGCTGCGCATCGAGCTCGTCGGCGACGACGGCACCACCACGGTGCTGCGCGAGTCCGTACCCGTGCTCGCCGGTGAGGTCGTCGACGCCTCCGTGATGCGCGTCGCCGCGCTGCGCGAGTTCCTGACCGCGCAGGTCGCCGAGGCCAAGGCGCAGGGCGTGCTGTTCTCGGTGCACCTGAAGGCGACGATGATGAAGGTCTCCGACCCGATCGTCTTCGGCCACGTGGTGCGCGCCTTCTTCCCGAAGACGTTCGCGCGGTACGGCGACAAGCTCGCCGCGGCCGGCCTCACCCCGAACGACGGTCTGGGCGGCATCTACAAGGGCCTGGAGGCCCTGCCGGAAGGCGCCGAGATCAAGGCCTCCTTCGACGCCGAGCTCGCCGAGGGCCCGGAGCTGGCGATGGTCGACTCCGACAAGGGCATCACGAACCTGCACGTCCCCTCGGACGTCATCGTCGACGCCTCCATGCCGGCCATGATCCGCACCTCCGGCCACATGTGGGGCCCGGACGGCCAGGAGGCCGACACCCTCGCGGTCCTGCCGGACTCCTCCTACTCGGGCGTCTACCAGGCCGTCATCGACGACTGCCGGGCCAACGGCGCCTACGACCCGTCCACCATGGGCTCGGTGCCGAACGTCGGTCTGATGGCGCAGAAGGCCGAGGAGTACGGCAGCCACGACAAGACCTTCGAGGTCCCCACCACGGGCACCGTCCGCCTGGTCGACGGCAACGGCACCGCGCTCATCGAGCAGGCCGTCTCGGCCGGCGACATCTTCCGCGCCTGCCAGACCAAGGACGCGCCGATCAGGGACTGGGTGAAGCTGGCCGTCACCCGCGCCCGCGCCACCGGCGACCCGGCGGTGTTCTGGCTGGACGAGACCCGTGCGCACGACGCCAACCTGATCGCCAAGGTCAACACCTACCTCGCCGAGCACGACACCGAGGGCCTGGACATCCGGATCCTCAACCCGGTCGAGGCGACGAAGCTGTCGGTGGAGCGCATCCGCCGCGGCGAGAACACGATCTCGGTCACCGGCAACGTGCTGCGTGACTACCTCACCGACCTGTTCCCGATCCTGGAGCTGGGCACCAGCGCCAAGATGCTGTCGGTCGTCCCGCTGATGGCGGGCGGTGGCCTGTTCGAGACGGGCGCGGGCGGCTCGGCGCCCAAGCACGTGCAGCAGCTGGTCAAGGAGAACTACCTGCGCTGGGACTCCCTGGGTGAGTTCTTCGCCCTGGTCCCGTCCTTCGAGCAGTTCGCGAAGGTCACGGGCAACGCCCGCGCCCAGGTCCTGGCCGACACCCTGGACCGCGCCACGGCGACCTTCCTCAACGAGGACAAGTCCCCGACCCGCCGCGTCGGCGGCATCGACAACCGCGGCAGCCACTTCTACCTGTCCCTGTACTGGGCGCAGGAGCTGGCCGGGCAGACCGACGACGCGGACCTGGCGAAGGCCTTCGCCCCGCTCGCCGAGACGCTCGCCGCGAACGAGCAGAAGATCGTCGAGGAGCTGATCTCCGCCCAGGGCAAGCCGGTCGACATCGGCGGCTACTACCAGCCCGACCCGGAGAAGGCCGCGGCGGCCATGCGCCCGTCCACCACGTGGAACGAGACCCTGGCGTCCCTGAGCTGA
- a CDS encoding M1 family metallopeptidase yields MRYRTRVTAPATVLIGTAAALTTGIPAQAAGRTGATPGPETLGDPVYPALGNDGYRVSAYHLDFAYDATTRLVEATATLAIRTTQALSRFSLDARGLDVRSVRVDGRTAAFEQVAEKLRITPARKLPAKTRVTVSVAYGADPRRTPPPAGGWVATPDGFAVCCQPDLAHTVFPCNDHPSDKADFTFRLTVPAGLRGVASGRLVRTEQLAGDRTAYTYRSGSPIATEVVQITVGDYVIKDRQGPHGLPLRDVVPVARAAALEPALALTPALVSWVEQRLGAYPFETYGLLPCNNDAPDAFDFTGLETQTLTIYKPNYLLQEESKIGSHMMHELVHSYFGNSVSPATWADLWLNEGHADFYGLLYRYERGWPDSLGMTSLEARMKHTYAQGDQWRRDSGPVAAPNAANLFDGQRYLGGVLVLYALRQQVGEAAFTALERVFLERYRDSAASTQDYIAVASEVSGQDLSGFLREWLYGTKTPRMPGHPDWTVTPVKASLSAPRDRRDSHHHENSATL; encoded by the coding sequence ATGAGATATCGCACCAGAGTGACGGCCCCCGCGACCGTCCTGATCGGCACGGCGGCGGCGCTGACCACGGGGATCCCGGCCCAGGCGGCCGGCAGGACCGGCGCCACCCCGGGCCCGGAGACCCTCGGCGACCCCGTCTACCCCGCCCTCGGCAACGACGGATACCGCGTCTCGGCCTACCACCTCGACTTCGCGTACGACGCCACGACCAGGCTCGTCGAGGCCACCGCGACCCTGGCCATCCGCACCACCCAGGCCCTGAGCCGCTTCTCCCTGGACGCGCGCGGCCTGGACGTCCGCTCCGTCCGGGTCGACGGCCGCACCGCCGCCTTCGAGCAGGTGGCCGAGAAGCTGCGGATCACCCCCGCCCGAAAGCTCCCGGCGAAAACCCGCGTCACCGTGTCCGTGGCCTACGGCGCCGACCCGCGCCGGACCCCGCCGCCCGCCGGCGGCTGGGTGGCCACCCCGGACGGGTTCGCGGTGTGCTGCCAGCCGGACCTGGCGCACACCGTCTTCCCCTGCAACGACCACCCCTCCGACAAGGCCGACTTCACCTTCCGCCTCACCGTGCCCGCCGGACTGCGGGGCGTCGCCAGCGGCCGGCTGGTGCGCACCGAGCAGCTGGCAGGCGACCGGACCGCGTACACGTACCGCTCCGGTTCGCCGATCGCCACCGAGGTCGTGCAGATCACCGTCGGCGACTACGTGATCAAGGACCGGCAGGGCCCGCACGGGCTGCCGCTGCGCGATGTCGTCCCCGTCGCCCGGGCCGCCGCCCTGGAGCCCGCCCTGGCGCTCACCCCGGCCCTGGTGTCCTGGGTCGAGCAGCGGCTCGGCGCGTACCCCTTCGAGACGTACGGCCTGCTGCCCTGCAACAACGACGCCCCGGACGCCTTCGACTTCACGGGCCTGGAGACCCAGACACTCACGATCTACAAGCCGAACTACCTCCTCCAGGAGGAGAGCAAGATCGGCTCGCACATGATGCACGAGCTGGTCCACTCGTACTTCGGCAACAGCGTCAGCCCCGCCACCTGGGCCGACCTGTGGCTGAACGAGGGCCACGCCGACTTCTACGGGCTGCTCTACCGCTACGAGCGCGGCTGGCCCGACTCCCTGGGCATGACCTCGCTGGAAGCCCGCATGAAGCACACCTACGCCCAGGGCGACCAGTGGCGTCGCGACTCGGGGCCGGTCGCGGCGCCCAACGCGGCCAATCTGTTCGACGGCCAGCGCTACCTGGGCGGCGTGCTCGTGCTGTACGCGCTGCGGCAGCAGGTCGGCGAGGCGGCCTTCACGGCCCTGGAGCGTGTGTTCCTGGAGCGGTACCGCGACTCCGCCGCCTCCACGCAGGACTACATCGCCGTCGCCTCGGAGGTCTCCGGTCAGGACCTCTCCGGCTTCCTGCGGGAGTGGCTGTACGGCACGAAGACGCCGCGGATGCCGGGTCACCCGGACTGGACGGTGACGCCGGTGAAGGCGTCCCTCTCGGCGCCGCGCGACCGGAGGGACAGCCACCATCACGAGAACTCCGCGACGCTGTAG